The Lates calcarifer isolate ASB-BC8 linkage group LG19, TLL_Latcal_v3, whole genome shotgun sequence genomic interval TTACTATCACTGCCAAAGTGCATACTGTTCCAAACAACTTTGATGCATTACCACCACCCTTCACACCGGGGGAGCTTGCTCTGACTTGCGTGTAGCCTGGGAAAACCAAGGTGAATAGCAGTAAGATTTGTGATGTGACCAACAGAGgcaactttatttaaaaatcacaatagAAGTTATCTTACAGtgcttttcatatagagcaggtctaccactctttataatattatctacagagacccaacaattggtgacagtggcaaggaaaaacttccttttaagaggcagaaacctcgagcagaaccagggTCACAGTGGGCAtccatctgcctcgaccagttgcATTGAGAGACAAAGTGAGAGTCACTGAaagcgaaagagagagagagagagacaggtaaagagggagaaggaaatAGTGCAATTCAAATTCCACGTAGAAATGTAAGGCAATTGTTATACTATACTGCTACTACAGAtccagactctctctctctctctctctctatatatatatatatatatatatatatatcccccATATTTGCACATACTGgccatgttgtttttcataatatccataataataaatagaaatgtaaactttctgtttttgattcACTAACCATACCAACATTGTTTTTAGTTAGATTATAGATGTGACAATACACTTTCAATACACTATCTTCATGTTAAGATGTTAAGTTATAATATATTTAGAgaacattaactgaaaaaatgacagtaaaatgtaCTTACATCCATCTCTCAGTAGTGTCTTACAGCCTCAACAACCTTCACAAGTGCAGTAGGGCAGcctgtcatatatatatatatacacatattgcCTTGTCTCAGTGCTTTTCTACTCTGAAAATTGCATGAAAAATAGGTGACCTATCCCTTAAAGAGATAAAACTAAATGAGGTATTTGTGAACACAAACATCATGTGCTGCCTGGTTTGCAGGGtataatactttttaaaattataccAAGCCTGGAGCTGACGTGATTTAAATTGGGTCTGCATTACCACAACTAATAAAagtctgtttatattttgttgatATCTAGAAATGATATTCTCCTGGCTGTCAAAACTTGAAACAAGAAGGGGaaacaattaatttaaaatgccAGAGATGGTGAGTCATATTCTTAAACCTTTATTACAAGATACATATGGTTAGATCAGAGTACTTAATTTGGTAATTGTCTGTTCTGAGGAACTATATCTGGGTAGATTTGTGCTGTCAAATAAAACCTTgaaaagtcaagtcaattttattcatatagtgCCGattcacaacaaaagttatctcaaggcacttttcatatagaacaggtctagaccatactcttcatattattatatttacaaagagagaccatgagcagcactaggtgacagtggcaaggaaaaacttccttttaagaggcagaaactctGAGCAGAACTGGATTCAGGGTGGGTGGCCACATCTACTGATTGGGTtgacaaagggagagaggggtgggtgaggagggggagggagggagggagagtacAGGGaaaggagaacatagcataatgctGAATTTAAGTGGTAATAATGAGagtaataatagcaataatagtaatgacaattaTGATGTAATACTAATAGTAGCAATAACTCCACACTCACCGGCCATTTCATTGGGTACACCTGTTCAACTGCTTGTTAATGCAAATATCTAATCAGCCTatcacatggcagcaactcAGTGCATTTAGGCATGTAGACACAGTCAAGATAACCTGCTTAAGTTCAAACTGAGCATCAGAATGGCAAGGAAAGGTgatttaagtgactttgaaTGTGGCATggttgttggtgccagacaggcTTGTCTGGGTATTTCAGAAACTGATGGTCTACCGATTTTCCTACACAATTGTCTCTAAGGTTTACAGAGAATGGAtgaaaatgccttgttgatgccagaggtcagaggagaatggccagactgctTCGAGCTGAAACAGTAACTCAAATAACCACTTGCTACAACCAAGATATACAGAGGAGcatctctgaacacacaacacgtCAAACCTTGAAGCAGATGGGCTACAGCAGTGGAGGACCACAGGTGCCACTCCTGTCAGCTAACAACAGGAAAATGAGGCTACAATTTGCACGGGCTCACCAAAATTAGATAACAGAAGATTGGAAAAATGTTGCCCGGTGATGAGTCTgacataaacaacatgaaagcatggcTCCATCCTGCTTTCTATCAACggttcaggctgctgctggtggtgtaatggtgtggacgatgttttcttggcacactttgggccccttAGTACCAACTGAGCATCATTTAAACGAAGCAGCCTACCTGTATATTGTTTGCTGACTATGTCCATCCATTTATGACCACAGTGTTCCCATCTTCTGATAGCTCCTTCCAGCACAATAATGTGCCAGGTCACAGAGGCTCAAATCATCTGGACTGAGGAGAGGTGGCATCCATGGAGAGGTTGGTCAATTGAATTGGCGGTGAGTTGAGTGAGGCTGGACCTGAGTGTTCTGAGGGCTTCCTGGAGGACAGGTTCCTGCTGCCCCACCAAGGCCCCATGAGAGGCTGGGTCCATGTGGCCAGATTGTTCTGTTACGgctttgtttttatgtggaCCCAAGAAACAGGTTTAGGAAAAGGTAAAAGATTTTAATGGGGAAATACTGTGAAGGATGTTGAGGGGCAGTGGAGGCTGGAGGTGAGAGgtagggtacaccctggacgGGTCACCAGTCTATaacagggctgacatacagagacacacattcatactgaCATTCACACCTGTGTATATCGACAGGTCACTGACTGGTTTGATGAGTATAAAAATGATGTGAActatttaaaatgacagaaaccaCTCTtggtaaaaatgtatttgacttgtatttgtattttggcTCATCCATCTGCAACCATGGAGGGGTGGGATTTTTGAACAGTCCTCCAACCAGCCACCAGGGGATAATCAAGATATTTTGGCTACACTTCTGGTGAGTTGTCATGTTGTCTATCTATATTTACAGTAGGAGTAAAATATACTGGAGAAGTAAAACCTGTCTACTTTTCTATTTGACACAAAAAGGAAGTCATGGACCTTGCCCAGGATCCTGCTTTTTTTCACTGGCTCTCAAACCAGAGGTTGGGGTCTGCAGTTGGACTCTCTTATTGGCTTACAGACCTGGGTCTGACTTCTTGGGTGTCTTGGGTACCTTTTGTTCCACCCTGTCTTTTTTTATGCCAATTTAAAAATCCCATTTTATTGGTGGATTCGTGGATCCCATCATGCATATCATAGACAGTCAAAATTCTGAACTGAATCTGAGACAGTGTTTCAACATATTCTAGGTCATTTCTTTGATCTCATGAAGTGTAAGTGCTGAGCCCACAGGGAAACTGTCAGTACCTCATAACCCGATGGTCCATCTGTGACTGAGCTGAAATAGAGCAAAAGGTATGTGTGGGCTTCCATGACAACTTCATCATTGGAAATCTCACCAGTAACTTAAGATTTTTCCACAAGTAGACTCATTAATTCTGTCTATGTGCTTTTAAAGAGTGCATTGCTTCTTTCTCTTGAACAGAAGCTGAAACGTTGAATTATGAGGTGCTCCATTACAGCAGAATGAAACAATCCTTGAATTAAATGTGTTGCTTTCTATGCTCTTTTTTCTTACGGGTAAGGGTATAGATGATCATGGGAACAGTAACTCATATAATTCATTATGTGCTTTATGACGGAAGAGTAAAATCAGTCCCAGCTCTGTGACTCATGCTTAGATTTACTGTTCTGGTTTGCCTCCAGTTTTTACACACAGTTCTGTTTATGTCTGTGAACCAGCAAGTAGTGCCAGCTGATATGACACATCCACACGACATCTTCCCCTCCTGTCGAGGCCGAGGTGTTGGGTTCACCTTGAAATAAAGAGCAGGTGAGCCTCTTTCAgatattttacacaaaaaaacattttcagactgaaacataATCCTGCACCTGATATTTAAGCTTTGTCTGCTTGATTTGAAATGAGTCATAGAGCACAATCATTTTCACAGCTCTCAGGCCAGCTCTCTAATCCTGCCTTATGAAACACCCCCCAGGTGAAGCCAGGAGGAGTGCGATCTATCTCTTGAAGCATGGTGCCCTCTGGTGGTTTCATTGCCACAATTCTGTGTTGTCACTTATGCTTTTATGAAGTCAAGGGACTTGAaggagacagactgaaaaacaaatggtcAACACTGAGTAGCGGAAGCTGATACCCTGCAGTCAGATACCCTGACTATCACTACCTATAGTTCATACATGCTAAAAACATCAGttttcccataatgcaatgcAATAGCATTTGTTTGACCATGCCTAGttcatataatatataatacatcATGTAATacatatatttcattttatctctAAGTTTTCTTAGTCTTGACTTCCACAGTTGCTCTAACTGCTGTTTCTGGATATTTCCTTCAGCTGAAgcttcaaacaaaaacataaagtcTGTCCAACTCCAATCAATtttatataatttcattttcatgtttaaatatCATAAAACCCATTGAGCTGGTTATCAAATAAACACTCCCAGCAGCGTCAGTAGTGGACACAGAGCACAGCATACACTTGTCCGTTGACAATGCCATCCTGATGTTTAGACAGAGGAGGGCACTGTAGAATCGACGTCATCGTACGACGaggtggccgagtggttaaggcgatggactgcTAATCCATTGTGCTCTGCAcgcgtgggttcgaatcccatcCTCGTCGGCGTTCCGTTGTTTTCTAACGCTTTTTCTCTAGCACTCACAGGCACACGTGGACAGTAAATGTATCAGCCTTCCACGAAAAATCTCGTTGGCAAACCAACATTACTGCTCAGCCTTTCTTAAACACCTCATTGACCTCACGAACACACAGTGGTATTTTAGTaatgtatataaatatgtatactTTCCACATtagtcactcactcacttatTCACTTACACTAACGACCACACAAAAGCTTACAAATGTACAGCCTCTACAACGGAGCATATACATTCGGTGaggactttcaaaataaaacaaccaaaacagGTAGAAACCATAAACGTGtcaaatatttctctctctccatgtaaAGATTCATAATGAACATAGATACCATGAATATTACGATTAATGCGCGAGTATTAATACGAACATTCATAGCTGCAACGATAGTGTTTATAAAGAATAattgtgacagaaaaaacagcaactaATAGTTCCGGTGGTaatcttcaaaataaatcaaatcaattgttattaattattattactgacGTTCTACTGGGCTCTCTGTCCTGAATTACAGTGCACAAACTGTTTTTTAGAGATATGATTAGGACACGTGAAAGCAGCTCGCGTCACCATCGTACACAGGAAGTGTGGCTGTAGCCACATGACGTGCAACTACAACACAGAACTCTTAAAGCGTGCCTTCTCTTCTCTCGTCAAGGAGTCCCACAGTTAGCACAAACATGGGCATAGAGGCCTGGTACATGGACAGCTCGGATGAAGACCAGAGGAAGCCGCACAGACAGACTCCAAACCAGCCTGTTTCCCTGGACGAATTAAAAAAGCTTGGTGTATTTTACTGGAAGGTAAGATCACAGCCACCGTAGCTGCCTTAAAATTTCCACACAGTTGTTAGCTTCCACATTAACCAGGGGTAAatagactttttaaaattaaaagtagCTCAACTTTGTATTTTAGCTGCATGTAATTGATTAATTCTCAAAGCCTCTGTACATTCTACTTAGGGTTACATAACCGCTGTGACCCTCTACAACTTCATAACGAATTCTTTAACAAGTATGTCGACATGTTGTTTCATTTGATTAACTGTTGAGCTTTGTTACGGACGGTGCTTTGTTGTGGCCAAACATTGGAACCTGTGGAAATTAACACActagttacattttttaaatgcattttcatcACATGAGAGGTGCTAACGGGGGCAAACTGCGTGCATGGTGTGATGTAATGTGCAACAGTGTGTGACCTACTTCGCTATGACAAATAGTTTTAGCATCAGGTGCTGTCTACAGACAGGTTTGTCTACAGATGAAAGCTGTtgcccctttttttttttgcagctgaaTGCTGATATCTATGAAACAGATCCAGAGCTGGAGCACATCCGCAAAGACCAAGGCTACTCCTACATGGATATCATCACTATTCACAAGGACACACTACCAAACTATGAGGATAAGGTAATCTGAGGGCTTTACACAGCAAAAGCTGTACATCTCAGATCAGACTATATCTTATAAATGATCATTGTTATTCTGAGAGAGTGCAGTGGAAAATAACGGGGGTTACTGGAAAAACGTCCTCACTGCATGGGAAGATTTTATAATCTGTAGAGAATTAGTATACAGTGGTTTATGAGATTCATAtgaacattttttgcagtgaCTGGTTAAGACAATGACATTTGGACAGCTGCCACTTGAACTTGACACACAGTTTTATAATTCAATGCAGAGACTACCTTTATTGAggcctctctgttttcttttgtctggCTGTCTCCTTAGCTGAAGATGTTCTTTGAAGAGCACCTGCACTTGGACGATGAGATCCGCTACATCCTGGACGGCCGGGCCTACTTTGATGTCAGGGACAAGGAGGACCGATGGATCAGAATTGCTATGAACAAAGGAGACTTGATCACCCTACCGGCAGGAATCTACCACCGCTTCACCCTGGATGAGACTGTGCGTCTGACAGCATCTGCTGAATGACACAAAACTAGAAAATATGCTCCTCATGTTACTGCCCCCCAGAAGACACAAGAATCAGTCTCATAAAGAGCAGTGGTGATACTGCTGGTGATTCAGTATTTGAGTATCATATGTTATTGTCATTTACATGAAGCCAAAAAACATGGCAATGACGTTATATGATGTTATTTGGTTATCAGACAGTTTTAACAATGCACCTCGGTATACTGGATTAGGATAGATGAAATTTAAATGATGCCTGGGGAGATATTGAGAGCACAGCCTGACTGGTGTTATCATGCATGCATTGCAGTTACAACATTACTATTTCCTCAGAGTGTCGCAGCTGCAGCTGTCCCATTCTAGTGATTGTGACATCTCAGGAACACCTTGAAGGAATCTCTTCAAGTTTGGCACAAAAGCTCAGTTGGACTTCAGGATGAGCTGATAGactttggtggtcaaaggtcagggtcaTTGTGACATCTCAAAACAAATTTTGGCCATAACTCTCTCATAATTATAGCTATTCACATGCTAAGTAATTGCAACTGAAGTGGTTGGCAGAGGCATTCTAGTTGCACTTACAGTAAATCTactttgtggttttaaacagacattttgatttgttataGAAGGAAGAGCACAGGTGAAATGAGGTTCATTAACAGTGTCCCTGTAAGTCAtgccagtgagccagcatgcataATAACTTACTTAAATAGCATGCATAATATGGATTACACCTATGCTGCTTCTGCTTTGACAAGCCAGAATATCTGCTGAGAAAAAGGTCTGTTGGTTTCTGtgagaaatacaaaatgatGATTTGAGTTGACAGTCCTAAATGCAGCCATATTCAGACTGATCGTAATACTTTTTGTTTCTGCAGAACTACACTAAAGCCATGAGGCTGTTTGTGGGAGAGCCTGTATGGAAGGCTTACAACCGCCCAGCTGATGACTTTGACATCCGTAAGAAGTACGTGGCTTCTCTGCAGGGATCCTGAGGGAGATGGCagcacacatcatcatcatccacaGGTTGGACTCCATCAGGATATCTAATGTGATTCTGCCTGGCCAATAAAGCAGGTTTTCAAATAGGATGTTGAAAAACATTCTTTTGCAAAGGAGACTGAGATCAGGATCAGGCTATACACTTAGTTGATTTTAAGTGGTAATAAACAATGAAGCCGCCATTTAGACAGTCTCGTGGAAATCTAAATTAATCAGGTAATTTgaagtatttcttttttatgttacTGTACACTTGTGCTTCACTACatctcagagggaaatactTCTCACTTTATCACAGCTGACAACTATAGTTACTAAAACTAAACCATCCAACAAtatataaagtaattaaaagGAGATCCAACTCTACCAGCTGCATTGGAATGCTGCTTACAAGTCAGTTAGTAAGAGGCCATTTTGCATAATGAGTCCTGTTTTTGATACATtagtatacagtacatgctgTTAATACTTgggtatttttacttaagtaaaattttgaatgcagaacTTTGACTTGTAATAATTAGCACCTTGCTGCTCTAACATGAAGGTCTAATTACTTCTGTCTTGAAGAATCAATCTGTAGTGCCTTATTATCCACAACTGGCTATTTTGTAGGCTAAATACTGTCAAACCTAGCTTCAACAGCATGTTAGAAAAATGAATTATCCAACCAACCAGGATTATTCTCTATTATCATATTGTAACATCTCTAGTTCATTAGCTGGTCATGTCTGAATGTGAGTGAGGTGCTGCAGACCTTTTattgaactgaaaataaaactgctgctaatttcaatttgtgtgtgtgtgtgtgtgtgtgtgtgtgtgtgtatggttttttttttgtggaaatatatgtatatagagacagatgacaaattaaaggaaaacctgaaaaatgagtggagaCACAGGATGATGATATCATCCATAGGACAGGAGGGGTCCCTGAATGGTTTAATTAGTATGGAAATTATGTGAATCATACGTTTTGGCCTTTTCAGTCACCAGAGCTCAAACCGAACATTTATGTGAGATATTGGACTGACATGTTAGCATTCTCCCCCACTATCATCAGAACACCATATAGGAGTGGTGTaccatccctccagtagagagacttgtagaatcaatgccaaAGCACATTGAAGCTGCTCTGGCAGCTCATGGACACTTGGGACATTGTGTTGGTTTTGACTTGAATTTGTCACCTGCAATGTACAATGTATTCAGAAAGTATTCCGACAacctttcacatttttttgcagCCTTGTGCTAAAATTGTTTAAATTCATTTCCAATCAGTGACACAACATTGGAGGTGTGGGTTAGCATTAGGTTAACCTCTAAAACCACTCAAATATTTTGAGTTTGCATGGAGCATGGTGTCCATGGCAagacaccacagaggaaactgcTTCTCTCCAAATCAAACATTACCATGGCCTTACCTTTGACAGTCCACAACTGCTATGCTGCCTCTGGGCCTGGACAGCTCGCTTTCATCAAGGAGAAAATGAATTCCCAAGTTTATCAGACAGTCTTACATGATCATGACAGGATGGCTGTCTGCCAGCTGAAGCTCAGTAGAAGATGGTTGATGCAGTAAGACCATGACCCTAAATATGCAAGTAAGTCTACTATAGAATGACCTCAAACTAAGACAATCCACCTTTTGGAGTGAGCCAGTCTGAGTGCAGCCTTTTAAGGACtagtgtgtaggatttagtggcatctagtggtgagaacacaGACTGCAACTGACTGAGTACCTGTTCTTCACTCCTGCCTCACCAAGTGTGTCAGAGTCTATGGTggctgtcaggtgacaaaatggcttCAACTACTGCGTCAACTGCATCTGTCAAGCGAAGAGGTTCATTTATGTAGCTATATTTAGatattgtatttagttgttagtTCTGTATACAAGCTGTGTCATCAAACTAAAATACAAAAGGTGACTGTTTAGTCCGTCTTAAGACTTAGGATGTCTGAGAAGAGATCTCTAGAGGTCTTGAGTTCTTAGGACCTAAGAATACATCTGAGCTGAAGCAGGAAGAATGGGCCAGAATTCCTCCTGAATGTTGTGCAGGTCTGGCTGTGCTTgtttgaggttattgctgccaaaggAGGTTTGACCAGTTACTACCAAATATGCTAGctgatttaaaacaacagttttattCCAGGTAAAACCAGAtgcctttttttaatatacataAATATGATCAACACAATATGTAAACAGTGATAATTAAAGATCAACCATGACAAATCAATAAAAGATTTaacaaaacaatcatttttatataataatttaaacaaaatctACTGTGTACAATTTTGGATTCCTAATaatttacatgattttttttgttaagaTTACAGGATACAATGCAATCTGAGAATATCTATTTTTCACTGCATGAGTTAATAAACCTGGTAGAAACATGCTGTGAAAACTGAGTGGTCTTTGATAGTTAATCCAGTATTACAGGTGTCTGCTGACGGGGGAGTGTTGAGTAGGACCTCTGTGGATATTTATTAGTCTTAAAGGACACTGAAGCTCAGGTTAATGCCCATGTCAAGTGCTGGACCGTTTCTTGGTGAAACATTCTTCAGAGACCGCTACGTGCTATGACCTGCAAGGTAAGGGCCACTCAGTAGGCTAGTTTTCAGTAACCTTACTAACCGGTCAACTTGTACTAAACTACTAAGTAGAGAAGTGCTTAATACCATTGCCCctgaaaaaaactgtgaaactcATCAGCAAAGGGAGAAATAGGGTAAATCTTGTTCATGAACCTACCACATTTCTTTATTCTTTCCCTTCTATTATAGTATATAGTTTTGACAAAGATGTACCTTATCACTGATTCAAGTGTAATCAGAACAAAGGTCTCAAATGTGAAAGGGCTTATCAGAGAAGCAAGCTAAAGACAACCTCATgccaaaaatttaaaaaaacttttacagctctgtgtgtgtgttatgtagtGAAAGACTCTTCACCAGTTCTGTTCACAATGTCTGTTTGTAGAAATATCagataatgaaaatgtaaatgtgaattcCTACTATCCgtaaaatttaataaaacactgttaaacacGCAGTCATCACGGTCTAAAagattattattacattatgaCAATGGCTTGCAGTCCACAGTTAGATGCTAGCAGATTAGGAAGTTATGATTAGCTCATTAACAGCAATCCCCGTTGGTCATATGACTCTCACCTTGCAGGTCGTAGCGGCCCCTCAGTCTCCTACTTCTTCTCTGGGTGCAGTGACTTTAACGAGTCTCTGCCTGTTGCTTGGCAACCTCTGGAAATCACTGGGCCTGGTCAAGAAATAGTCTAGTAGATAACTCCCTCTAGCTGCAACGTTTCACACATCTGCTTTAGTCCAGATCAAACTAACAATTTTTAACTTGTgaatcagtgagctttagaggagctGGTAGGTAGATTTTgctctgggggggggggggggtccactCAAGAGGCACAAGGGAGGGGAATGCAGTAGTGTGTGTCCTCTCCCAGTCCCCCTCCTGGTCTGCCCTCTTAGACCAGTTTGAGGCACTGTGTGTTGAAGCTGTCCCCCTCTCGACAGGCCACAGCCTCCAACAGAGCCTGCTTCTTTTGGGTGCTACGAGATGACTCCAGCTCGTACATCGTGGTCAAGTTGAAGAGGACACTCTCGTGGAGGTAAAGCGCAGGGTCCTGTTGCACCAGACCCTCCAGCTGGCCTAGGGACTCCTTCAAACGGCCCAAGTACAGCAGGCACACTGCTGCATTGTTGTTGGCCTGGGAACGTATAGAAGGAAGAGGGAATAGGCAGGGACAGACGAGTTTAAATGTGAACTTGTCAATAATGGTGTCATTCTATTTGGAATATTACTTACTGTTATGGCACTCCAAAACTAATCAAATCCACAAATCAAATGACACTAAGCacattgtacagtacagtagagGTCAAACATTGCCACATTAAGATGAACTGTCTCCTGAAGGCTTCTTATGATACAACCTAGTATTGCTTTCAAGATCTATTTTATAGTTAAAATGTAGAATCAAACAGCAATATATAATTACTGTGGCTTCAGAAAGTGTTCAGGCTCCCACAGTGTTACACTTTATTATGTTGTAGATTCGATTTTAAATGGATGAATAAATTTGCCATTTATTCAAGgtgaaatcatgttttttaGAAATtcttgcaaatttattaaaaatccaAAACCTCCTCTTGGGTAAGTCTCTACAGGATTTGCAGCGActccacaaaacatttcaatgacataatgtaaatgtttcaaGGACTAAACATGAGCAGACCCATCCTCTGGATTTTAAAGCAACTGCAGAGTGAATGACATATGTTGTATTACAGTGTAGTGGATATGGCAGTACTTCAGTACTTACAACAGGGTTTTTTGGGTCAATTTTTAAGACTTCAGTGAAGGATGCATGTGCTTCAGCGTAGTTGTTCTGACTGAGGTAGACAAAGGCCCTGGAAAAGACACAcaagcgcgcacacacatgtcAAGTTCTATCtaaaccatttctttatggaCCTGACTTGACTGTGGAGAGGGGCATTGTTATGATCAAACAAGAAAAAGCCAATCACAAACTGTGATGCCATAAAGATTTAAAGACACTATTGTCTGACTCTTGTTtgactctttttatttttatgtctgaATTGAGCTTACTGAAAGAGAGACTTAATTCAAACCACATAAATTCAGAAAAAGAATTTTCAAAAATTTCAGTGCAATAAatcttcattcattattcagtaCATAGTGTAATAAGTATTCAGAAGTGATTACATTTCAAAATTTGGTATCCAGTTAttgaaattattcaaatgatTATGGCAATGATTTGGGTATTTTTTTTAGGCTTTTAACATAATCCCAAAAATATTATGtaatattaaactgaatatatgattttttgcttgtactgtatgtgatacATCAGGTGTTTATGGCAATATcaactgttttttaataaaaacaattctTTTGCATTTATCCatattttttacatgtattCTATATTGTATATGTGcatattatttttgtaatgtattttttattaaataacaCAACGTAAAACGGTAGAAATGAAAGCAATAACTAAATGCTACAATAATGTGACTGCCTTTGAGAAGGGAGCATCA includes:
- the adi1 gene encoding acireductone dioxygenase, which encodes MGIEAWYMDSSDEDQRKPHRQTPNQPVSLDELKKLGVFYWKLNADIYETDPELEHIRKDQGYSYMDIITIHKDTLPNYEDKLKMFFEEHLHLDDEIRYILDGRAYFDVRDKEDRWIRIAMNKGDLITLPAGIYHRFTLDETNYTKAMRLFVGEPVWKAYNRPADDFDIRKKYVASLQGS